In Sesamum indicum cultivar Zhongzhi No. 13 linkage group LG8, S_indicum_v1.0, whole genome shotgun sequence, the sequence TTAATTTCTtgagttttattttgataGTAATAATACGTAgagattgaaagaaaaaagaaaagggtagAGTGAGAAGTAAAATTTAGGTAGGTAGGTAGTATAGGACACACATACTATGTTCCGTTTGTTACCATCAACTCACCAACCATATTGAAAAAGGATATTTAAGTGAACACATATTTTCATACAACAGTTAATTATTATGGGCTTCTcccttttaattaatagtttgggtaaattacaataattttctctaaactttgatataattacgaatactcttgttgtttgaaaaattattaatacctcATTGATTTTAACActtgtctaacaattagtcTATTCCATTAGTCTCTATTAggtttctatttattttttgtggtaaactaaccaaaatacctttatggactaaaaattatctattttttaattttttttattgactatgtggataattttttttataatttttcaaattttctcatcctttatgttcaatttttgtacaaatttttatttttattaaaaaaaatatagcaaggatatagttgacaatttcatgtCTCCATTcagtaattatataacttcatcaaacattaggggtattcgtaattatgtcaaacctaaTGGgtgattgttgtaatttactctaataGTTTAGatacaataacaaaaataaattacatcaacatccCTTATAAGTACCCCtgttttttgtaaaattataagtacacccCTTGAGGGGGTATTAATGCAATATACATAGGAGATGTTTGTACAAAATTCTGATTGATAACGGAGCAtccttataattacaattataacatcaaaaaatatacttataattttacaaataacaTTCAACCTCAGTGGGGTCAGTATATGTTACCCTAACAAGAAGTAGCAAGTGTCTCCTTAACCACAAGTAAATGCAGGATTGAGTATTGTTGAAACTTGAGAGTTTCCCTTTCCCAAACCCATCACTAACCTCAATATGGAAGGAATCTGCTATTCATTCCCAGAGcataaaatagaatttcttGTCACATTGATGAGTATTATCACCTAGCCCAGCTCATATGAACAACCAAAAACGGAAAAACTAAATAATGTAGTCACTGATCAGGTGTCAACATTCTTCAAATACTAGAACTTAAACTACTCAGAATCTGGATTGCACAAGGAAATAGTTTAGTATCCGTCCAAGTTTTCTCCACATACAAACATCCTGTAGAGTTAGAGTTGTATAATAGACAAAATGTGAAAATGATTTTGTACAAGGAACAAATAGCCCGTGATACAAACATACATCCATAGCTAACTCTGCGCACACTACCACTTCCCACCAATGCTGCAAAATTGATGAGGTACAACAAACTGACTGTAGATGATGGAACTCGAATCTTTGTTGTAATCTTCCCATATATCTCATGTGGATCTATTCTTCCCTCTTAATTACTTGAGTCACAATACCAAGAGCAATGGTTCTCCCTGATGATCTAAGGAACACCCTTCCCAGAGCTCTACAACTGCTGTACTCCTCCACGCAAACAGGCCCTTGCAGAACCACCTGAGATGAGAAAAGAAGCACTATAAGCTGGTTACCGAGGAGCACCAAATAATAGAAAGGAACACAAGTACAGGGTGGGACAAGAGAATTCTGCATCCACCTCAACTATGGCATTCTGCTTGGCCAATAAACATCTCGGGGACTTCTTTGTCGTGTTCCCTGTCTTCGGATCAAGTAGAGACAATATCTTCACAATTCTTGCAGCCTCTTTCGCATGGTGTATGTGAAATTCCAACTGCAAATGTTCACACAATTATCATGTTGGAGTTGCGAGGTTATGCATGTCAACTCCAACAGAACAAGGCAAAACACAAAATGAACCCTGTTTGTATGTATAAATGCAAACCTGAGAACCCATCACAATTGGAGTAGAAATGTCCAGGACAAGGATCTTCAGTTGCAAGCGGTTTGTGACTTGAACAGGGTAATCAGGGTGACATATCACACCCCCAGCTGTCACTTGATTGCCCTCAATACCTTGCAAATTGACGGTAACATTGTCACCAGCTCTTGCAATGTTACAAAGCTGAGAGTCTCGCTCCAAAGAACGGGCTGTCGCTGTTATCCCTGAAGGCATAACCAATACCTGTAACCAACAAAAATTGCTAAATATGGCTGATGCTACACATTCCAGGAATGCTAACTATTTGTAGAGATAGCACTTGATCATCAAAATGGCATGGAACAAGTCAGCATACAGATTAAATATCTTTTGAACAAAACCTACTGAAATAGCTGCATAACATAAAGTGtacttaatatataaacatagcTATCAGCAATCACATAAACTCTCCTGTTAAATATCATCAATGTAagaatcaatataataatcaaaGTAACCACCACTGCGGCAAAGATGGTGCTTCACAATACCATCTTAACACATGCAATCTAGGTAAGCTCAATTCTTAAAGTACATCGGAGGTGAGCTTCATAATAAAACCGACTAGGTGAAAAGGATACTATAATCAGTCTATCGTATTAACTACAGCATAAAGTAACACTAGTCTTTGACAGTTTACATCATCTTTGGAGTTCAATATATGGCTTCATGGAGACTCCAAACCATCAACAATTTGAGATCTCTTTTGTCCCAGTGTATTGAGGATCGTAACAATTTGTCATTGCAGAATGGGGGCAGGtccaaacaaaaatgaaagcaatGTAGTAGAAATCCAAGACCAGATCAATAGAATTTTAggtaataaatttatagagCGGCATGCAGATTAACACCCTTCTGTCATGAATCTTACGCTACTCCATTTCAAGTTAATGCCTTGATTGAGCTATGCACAATAGGTCTTAAGACACTGCTATCTTTCATGAAGTGGGGCAAAAATTTCAGTCACAGTTAGACTCATTTTGTTCTACTCTAGTTGAGACAGGTAAATCAACAAAGAAAGTATTATCATTTCCATGATATAATGCACAGTTGCTTGATCTTAAGAATTACAAATTAACTCCAAGTAGAAtgagaattaataattataagatgGAGCTGATGATGATTTTTCCTAAACCAAGATTTGGTCATTATTGATGTACCTTAGATCCTGTTCGAATAGCTCCACTTTCCAGTTTCCCACATGCAGTCACCTGACCTTGTGATTGTGACTTTATAACATCGCATATTGGCATTAGTAACGGCTTGGAGTAATCCCTCTCAGGAAGCTGGAGAGAATCTATTGCATCCAACAATGAAGGTCCTTTAAACCTGCAATGGCAGTAATTTGACAAGGCATTCATACCAGCATGAATCTGagtaaaaaataacaaaagacaTCTTATTTGTTCTCTCAAAACATATATCAACTACTAAGGTAGCATgccttaaaataaaaataaagtgccaaaagatatatatatatatatatatatagagagagagagagagagagagacgaaGAAAAGGATAAAGCAGCAGATACAAGCAACTAACCAGGACAAGCGTGCTTCAGAAGGATTTGCCACTAAATTTTGGTTTTCCATGGCACTTGCTGGAATccataaaatagaagaatcTTTAAAACCACAAGATCGGAGAAAAGTTCCTAATTTCTGCTTGATAACATCAAATCTTTCCTTGGAGTACTCCACAACATCCATTTTGTTGACAACGATTATAATCTGATCGACTCCAAAGCTCCTGATCAGCTGTGCATGTTCCCTCGTTTGCCCTCCAATAGCATCTATGCCTGCTTCAAATGAACCCATTGAAGCATCAACCACTAAAATTGCAGCATCCGCTTGGGTTGCTCCAGAGATCATGTTCGGAACAAAATCTCTATGTCCTGGGGAGTCGAGCAGCACAACGTGATATTTTCTAGAAGTGAAAAAAGCAACACCCACCGTCATAGTTATAcccctttctctttcttcagCACTTTCATCCAATGCCCATGCAAAAGCAAAAGATCCTTTTCCCTggtcaaacaagaaaaagcaTATATTTCCAGCAATCCAATTTAGAAGCATAGggcaaaacaaagaaacatgGCAGTACTTTTACCTGTTGTTTAgcttctttttcatatttgtgcATCTCTTTCTGAGATATTCGCCCCAAGAGATGAAGCATCCTTCCTGAAAGGGTAGATTTCCCGGAATCAACATGCCCAACCTGAGTACAGCGTAAATTGTAAATTATGGGTGGGCATAACACATCACTTTGGTGGATATTCCAAGATAACATTAAAGAGTGACTTACAATTGCTAGATTCAGTTGACTCAAACCATCATCTTTATTGTTCGGTGTCATCCATTTCTCAGGAATATACTGTGAAATTGATTCTGTTTTTCTCTCAATGATACTTCTTGCTTTTCCTGATTTGGAAGGTAAAGACTCAGTGTCCATTCTAGTGTTAAAAGTCTCTGGTTTGTTTCCACTTCCTGAAGTAGAATCATTTTCTTCCACTCCATTATGTCTCTCTCTAGTCACTGATGTTGAAGAGGACACTAGCCCATTAGCAGCTAGCTCTGATTCAACCAGAAAATTTGTCCCTCTTCCCCTCGAGTCTTCACCTATGACATAagatttgttaaaattttctccaaGTAGAAAAGAAGCAATATCACTGCGTGCCAAACACCAGAAGGAACATAAAACAGTAGATCCAGTTCGACatgttattttaataagtGGAAGATGTTCAATAGACAGTTTCTTCTGTGAGCacataagaaaataatggtCGAAGAGGGAAATAAGCATATCACTAATCAATTTAACTCCGGATATCAAAGAGATATGAATGCTGGAATCCAAGATTCTACTCGTCAGGGCgccttttgttttattatttttaagtttttcgtTTATTTGGTATGGACCCGCAAGACCAAACAAAACGGCAACTGATTTTTGCCAGCATACAGAAGGACTCGACCTAATAGATCGATTGCaatagagaagaaaatcaattgctatttttcttgtatttatcAGAGTATCAAAAGCATGATTtctaaaacaataatttattgacttcagatcaaaaaatttatttctagaTTTCATGATTAGGGGCAAATGCAACTATACTAGCACggtgaaataaaacaaagtcCTTTCCCAAGAAGTCGGTGAATAACCAATTTTTGGCTTAAGATTAACTAAACTAGTTACATCCTTCCACCTCAAAGCCACAAGCTCAGCcaagaataagaagaaaacATCCTGGCCAGCAACTGATCCTAACCAGATTATTACCAAGTTCACCATAAGCCAAGGTCTCATCCTCAGAAACATTAATCCTTTAGATTTTAGTTTTTGGacattctaatttattttggcTTTTTTCTCCATTAGCGCATGCAATGTTTTAAGGTATAAATACAGCACCACCCTAGCTTTTCCTAGACCCAAATAACAATTAGTTGGATTATGTTTAATGAAAACAAAGCCTGGTGATGCACTCTGAACCGTAAAAGATATACCTTTGGATTTCGATTTCACTGATCGCAATCCATTTGATACCAAATCATCTGGAGAAGGAGCATCAAACTTGAAAGCGGCTGCTATCAACATGTGCAATGTCAGAAAACAAGAAGATGTATCCGAATAACAGCAACAAAGACAAGCATAAAATGGTCTGAGGCACAGTTTTACTTtggtctaataaaattatgattttctaCTGACTGATAACTAGTTTTAGAACCTGTTCCGACCTATATTAACTTTGTGATGATTTTGAGAGCTAAAAGCACTATTGAATTCTTGAAAAGTGCCACGAAAATTGCCATCTTTGTGGAAGTTAAGATGGTCATCTGTGGAAGAAACTGATTTCTGAGCTTCAAAGAGTATAGGCATTTTGGCCATATGCTGCGGTGATGATGCAAAAAGAGACATGGCCATCACAGATGCTCCAGAATCTTTGCATATGCCACCCACTGCATGGAAAGCATCTACTCTATaaagaatttaatgaaaataattacaaaatgcAACCCATGCAAACAACccaaagatgaaaaataaagaaaacagaTTAAACAAGAGGAAGTGGTAATTTCCAGGAATTGATCCATATGATGTATATTGATGCCATTGGAAAGCATGGAAAGGAGAAAAAGGAGAAGCCCTAAAGCAGCATGTTTCTCGTACATGTAACCCAATCACTGCAATAgcatataaaaggaaaaaaaaacacaatatgcatgttatatatagttataccTGCAGCAGTATCGCCCTTATTATTAACCTTCACCAAAGGGTTACGTAAAACCCCACATATGTCACATGCAGACATACTATTTTCATTATCATAGGTGCAAATTGGGCAACGCCAGACCCCAGTCCTGCTAGCTTCTTGTTTTGCCTTTGTCACAGGTGCTATCCCTATTTCAAAGAACCAATTAAGAGATATAAAGCATAATGAACCTCACTTTGCAAAAACTGCAAAAAAGAGAGACAATGAGAAATAAGTGAAAATAGATCAAGTCACATGAAAGCTAACATCTTGCTTACTTGGAGTTCCCTGTGGGTTTTAAAGCAGATAAAACACCCTCATTTGGGAATGAAATAAACTACGATGCGTCTGTGATTTCAGAAAGCAAGCAAATCATTTCTCTAACCATAAGTTCAAGAAACAACAATTATATTGGAACAAATGGCACAATTTGACACGAGTTCCAAAATCCACCGCTAAATATTAATGCTATGTTATCGCCTTCATTTCTTTTGGTAAGTTTAAAAGAGATCTCCTCTTTCTTCTGTAATTTCCCGAACATTTTAAGAACAGTATGACTTAAGGGAACAAGGATCCGGATTTTCAAATAAGAGAGACTTCAAAGCTGC encodes:
- the LOC105168522 gene encoding HBS1-like protein isoform X4, which codes for MPRKVDYGFRYEDDNYDVYEDYDYDYADDYDYEEEENGIAPVTKAKQEASRTGVWRCPICTYDNENSMSACDICGVLRNPLVKVNNKGDTAAAAAFKFDAPSPDDLVSNGLRSVKSKSKGEDSRGRGTNFLVESELAANGLVSSSTSVTRERHNGVEENDSTSGSGNKPETFNTRMDTESLPSKSGKARSIIERKTESISQYIPEKWMTPNNKDDGLSQLNLAIVGHVDSGKSTLSGRMLHLLGRISQKEMHKYEKEAKQQGKGSFAFAWALDESAEERERGITMTVGVAFFTSRKYHVVLLDSPGHRDFVPNMISGATQADAAILVVDASMGSFEAGIDAIGGQTREHAQLIRSFGVDQIIIVVNKMDVVEYSKERFDVIKQKLGTFLRSCGFKDSSILWIPASAMENQNLVANPSEARLSWFKGPSLLDAIDSLQLPERDYSKPLLMPICDVIKSQSQGQVTACGKLESGAIRTGSKVLVMPSGITATARSLERDSQLCNIARAGDNVTVNLQGIEGNQVTAGGVICHPDYPVQVTNRLQLKILVLDISTPIVMGSQLEFHIHHAKEAARIVKILSLLDPKTGNTTKKSPRCLLAKQNAIVEVVLQGPVCVEEYSSCRALGRVFLRSSGRTIALGIVTQVIKREE
- the LOC105168522 gene encoding HBS1-like protein isoform X6, which encodes MPRKVDYGFRYEDDNYDVYEDYDYDYADDYDYEEEENGIAPVTKAKQEASRTGVWRCPICTYDNENSMSACDICGVLRNPLVKVNNKGDTAAAAAFKFDAPSPDDLVSNGLRSVKSKSKDSRGRGTNFLVESELAANGLVSSSTSVTRERHNGVEENDSTSGSGNKPETFNTRMDTESLPSKSGKARSIIERKTESISQYIPEKWMTPNNKDDGLSQLNLAIVGHVDSGKSTLSGRMLHLLGRISQKEMHKYEKEAKQQGKGSFAFAWALDESAEERERGITMTVGVAFFTSRKYHVVLLDSPGHRDFVPNMISGATQADAAILVVDASMGSFEAGIDAIGGQTREHAQLIRSFGVDQIIIVVNKMDVVEYSKERFDVIKQKLGTFLRSCGFKDSSILWIPASAMENQNLVANPSEARLSWFKGPSLLDAIDSLQLPERDYSKPLLMPICDVIKSQSQGQVTACGKLESGAIRTGSKVLVMPSGITATARSLERDSQLCNIARAGDNVTVNLQGIEGNQVTAGGVICHPDYPVQVTNRLQLKILVLDISTPIVMGSQLEFHIHHAKEAARIVKILSLLDPKTGNTTKKSPRCLLAKQNAIVEVVLQGPVCVEEYSSCRALGRVFLRSSGRTIALGIVTQVIKREE
- the LOC105168522 gene encoding HBS1-like protein isoform X5; this encodes MPRKVDYGFRYEDDNYDVYEDYDYDYADDYDYEEEENGIAPVTKAKQEASRTGVWRCPICTYDNENSMSACDICGVLRNPLVKVNNKGDTAAAAFKFDAPSPDDLVSNGLRSVKSKSKGEDSRGRGTNFLVESELAANGLVSSSTSVTRERHNGVEENDSTSGSGNKPETFNTRMDTESLPSKSGKARSIIERKTESISQYIPEKWMTPNNKDDGLSQLNLAIVGHVDSGKSTLSGRMLHLLGRISQKEMHKYEKEAKQQGKGSFAFAWALDESAEERERGITMTVGVAFFTSRKYHVVLLDSPGHRDFVPNMISGATQADAAILVVDASMGSFEAGIDAIGGQTREHAQLIRSFGVDQIIIVVNKMDVVEYSKERFDVIKQKLGTFLRSCGFKDSSILWIPASAMENQNLVANPSEARLSWFKGPSLLDAIDSLQLPERDYSKPLLMPICDVIKSQSQGQVTACGKLESGAIRTGSKVLVMPSGITATARSLERDSQLCNIARAGDNVTVNLQGIEGNQVTAGGVICHPDYPVQVTNRLQLKILVLDISTPIVMGSQLEFHIHHAKEAARIVKILSLLDPKTGNTTKKSPRCLLAKQNAIVEVVLQGPVCVEEYSSCRALGRVFLRSSGRTIALGIVTQVIKREE
- the LOC105168522 gene encoding HBS1-like protein isoform X1; the encoded protein is MPRKVDYGFRYEDDNYDVYEDYDYDYADDYDYEEEENGIAPVTKAKQEASRTGVWRCPICTYDNENSMSACDICGVLRNPLVKVNNKGDTAAVGGICKDSGASVMAMSLFASSPQHMAKMPILFEAQKSVSSTDDHLNFHKDGNFRGTFQEFNSAFSSQNHHKVNIAAFKFDAPSPDDLVSNGLRSVKSKSKGEDSRGRGTNFLVESELAANGLVSSSTSVTRERHNGVEENDSTSGSGNKPETFNTRMDTESLPSKSGKARSIIERKTESISQYIPEKWMTPNNKDDGLSQLNLAIVGHVDSGKSTLSGRMLHLLGRISQKEMHKYEKEAKQQGKGSFAFAWALDESAEERERGITMTVGVAFFTSRKYHVVLLDSPGHRDFVPNMISGATQADAAILVVDASMGSFEAGIDAIGGQTREHAQLIRSFGVDQIIIVVNKMDVVEYSKERFDVIKQKLGTFLRSCGFKDSSILWIPASAMENQNLVANPSEARLSWFKGPSLLDAIDSLQLPERDYSKPLLMPICDVIKSQSQGQVTACGKLESGAIRTGSKVLVMPSGITATARSLERDSQLCNIARAGDNVTVNLQGIEGNQVTAGGVICHPDYPVQVTNRLQLKILVLDISTPIVMGSQLEFHIHHAKEAARIVKILSLLDPKTGNTTKKSPRCLLAKQNAIVEVVLQGPVCVEEYSSCRALGRVFLRSSGRTIALGIVTQVIKREE
- the LOC105168522 gene encoding HBS1-like protein isoform X7, which encodes MPRKVDYGFRYEDDNYDVYEDYDYDYADDYDYEEEENGIAPVTKAKQEASRTGVWRCPICTYDNENSMSACDICGVLRNPLVKVNNKGDTAAAAFKFDAPSPDDLVSNGLRSVKSKSKDSRGRGTNFLVESELAANGLVSSSTSVTRERHNGVEENDSTSGSGNKPETFNTRMDTESLPSKSGKARSIIERKTESISQYIPEKWMTPNNKDDGLSQLNLAIVGHVDSGKSTLSGRMLHLLGRISQKEMHKYEKEAKQQGKGSFAFAWALDESAEERERGITMTVGVAFFTSRKYHVVLLDSPGHRDFVPNMISGATQADAAILVVDASMGSFEAGIDAIGGQTREHAQLIRSFGVDQIIIVVNKMDVVEYSKERFDVIKQKLGTFLRSCGFKDSSILWIPASAMENQNLVANPSEARLSWFKGPSLLDAIDSLQLPERDYSKPLLMPICDVIKSQSQGQVTACGKLESGAIRTGSKVLVMPSGITATARSLERDSQLCNIARAGDNVTVNLQGIEGNQVTAGGVICHPDYPVQVTNRLQLKILVLDISTPIVMGSQLEFHIHHAKEAARIVKILSLLDPKTGNTTKKSPRCLLAKQNAIVEVVLQGPVCVEEYSSCRALGRVFLRSSGRTIALGIVTQVIKREE
- the LOC105168522 gene encoding HBS1-like protein isoform X2 codes for the protein MPRKVDYGFRYEDDNYDVYEDYDYDYADDYDYEEEENGIAPVTKAKQEASRTGVWRCPICTYDNENSMSACDICGVLRNPLVKVNNKGDTAAVGGICKDSGASVMAMSLFASSPQHMAKMPILFEAQKSVSSTDDHLNFHKDGNFRGTFQEFNSAFSSQNHHKVNIAAFKFDAPSPDDLVSNGLRSVKSKSKDSRGRGTNFLVESELAANGLVSSSTSVTRERHNGVEENDSTSGSGNKPETFNTRMDTESLPSKSGKARSIIERKTESISQYIPEKWMTPNNKDDGLSQLNLAIVGHVDSGKSTLSGRMLHLLGRISQKEMHKYEKEAKQQGKGSFAFAWALDESAEERERGITMTVGVAFFTSRKYHVVLLDSPGHRDFVPNMISGATQADAAILVVDASMGSFEAGIDAIGGQTREHAQLIRSFGVDQIIIVVNKMDVVEYSKERFDVIKQKLGTFLRSCGFKDSSILWIPASAMENQNLVANPSEARLSWFKGPSLLDAIDSLQLPERDYSKPLLMPICDVIKSQSQGQVTACGKLESGAIRTGSKVLVMPSGITATARSLERDSQLCNIARAGDNVTVNLQGIEGNQVTAGGVICHPDYPVQVTNRLQLKILVLDISTPIVMGSQLEFHIHHAKEAARIVKILSLLDPKTGNTTKKSPRCLLAKQNAIVEVVLQGPVCVEEYSSCRALGRVFLRSSGRTIALGIVTQVIKREE
- the LOC105168522 gene encoding HBS1-like protein isoform X3, encoding MSACDICGVLRNPLVKVNNKGDTAAVGGICKDSGASVMAMSLFASSPQHMAKMPILFEAQKSVSSTDDHLNFHKDGNFRGTFQEFNSAFSSQNHHKVNIAAFKFDAPSPDDLVSNGLRSVKSKSKGEDSRGRGTNFLVESELAANGLVSSSTSVTRERHNGVEENDSTSGSGNKPETFNTRMDTESLPSKSGKARSIIERKTESISQYIPEKWMTPNNKDDGLSQLNLAIVGHVDSGKSTLSGRMLHLLGRISQKEMHKYEKEAKQQGKGSFAFAWALDESAEERERGITMTVGVAFFTSRKYHVVLLDSPGHRDFVPNMISGATQADAAILVVDASMGSFEAGIDAIGGQTREHAQLIRSFGVDQIIIVVNKMDVVEYSKERFDVIKQKLGTFLRSCGFKDSSILWIPASAMENQNLVANPSEARLSWFKGPSLLDAIDSLQLPERDYSKPLLMPICDVIKSQSQGQVTACGKLESGAIRTGSKVLVMPSGITATARSLERDSQLCNIARAGDNVTVNLQGIEGNQVTAGGVICHPDYPVQVTNRLQLKILVLDISTPIVMGSQLEFHIHHAKEAARIVKILSLLDPKTGNTTKKSPRCLLAKQNAIVEVVLQGPVCVEEYSSCRALGRVFLRSSGRTIALGIVTQVIKREE